The Halorarum halophilum genome contains the following window.
CGACCTCGACGAGGACGGGCGCGCGAGCTCGCCGACGAGTACGACATCGAGGCGTACTTCGACGTGGAGGAACTGGTCGCGGAGGCCGACCTGGACTGGCTGCACGTCTGTACGCCCGTCCAGACGCACCTCGAGGTGGCCAAGACGGCCATCGAGGCCGGCATCCCCATCCAGATCGAGAAGCCGGTCACGGAGACGTACGAGGAGTTCGAGGAGCTCGCGTCGTTCGCCGACCGCCACGGCGTCACCGTCTCCGTGAAGCACAACCACAACTTCGATCCCGCGATGCGCGCGGCGATGGCGAAGGTCGACGCCGGCGAACTCGGCCGGGTGAAGGGGGTCGACGTGATCTACACCGGCTCCAGCCTCGCCGACGACCCGAACCGCGGCGAGTGGAACCTCGACCTCTCGGGCGGCGAGTTCGAGGAGGGGATCCCCCACCCCATCTACATCACGCTCCGCGCTGGCGGCTACCCCCGCGACGAGTCGGAGGTCCAGGCGCTCACCGGGATGTTCGGGACGTACGACCGGGAGTTCGACTACGACGCCGCACAGCTGAGCTACGTCAGCGAGGACGGCGTGCTCTGCACGACGAAGATGCTCGGGGGGACCATCCCGAACCGCGTCGTGCTCATCCACGGCGAGGACACGTCGCTCACCGTCGACCTCGTCTCGCAGACGATCGAGGAGCACGACCGTGACTACAAGGCCTCGGCCGCCGCGCGCGCGCTCAACAACGTCGACCGGGCGGGCGACCGCCTGCTCGGGACGGTCCGGAACGCCCGGTCGGTGATCCGGCGCGCCCGCGACGACAGCTGGGACGTCGCCCGGCAGCTCAACGCCCACTACTACCAGAACGACGCCGAGTCGAAGGCGCTCTCGGGCGAGGGGGAGATGCCGGTCCCGCTTGAGGAGGCGCGCTGGACGATCCTGCTGATGGAGGAGATCCGGAACGCAGCGGGGCGCGGGGAGGCGACCGAACCGGACGCCCACCCCGCCGAGCCGGCGGTCGCCCGGGACGGTGAGTGAGGGAGGAACCGGGATGGCCGTCGCTCCGGCGTTCGACACCGCCGACACCGCGCTCCGATCGGTCGGCCGGCGGCTGGTCGAACAGCGCCCCGAGCTGAAGCAGCCACTCCTCGCGGCTCGGGACGCGTACGCTCGCAGCTACGTTCGCACGCGAGCGATCGTCAACGCCGTCCGGTACGACGCGCCGATCGACCCGTACCGGCTCATCCGGGTCGACCCCGCGGAGATCGAGGTCGCCCGGGAGACCGGGGTTCCCAAGTTCCGGATCGCCGGCACCGTCGTCGGCGGCGACTGGGACCGGACCGACAGCCGGTTCGAGGACTACGACGTGTTCCGGGCGTACGCCCGCCACTTCGAGGAGGGCGTCCCGTGGGAGGACACCGAGTTCTTCGACCGCATCGTGGGCCTGCTCGAGGAGGGGGAGGTGAAGTGGGGCTGTGCGACGGAGGCGGAGTTCCGCGAGCGGTGCGAGCGGCTCGAGGAGCTGTACGCCTCCATCGAGGAGCACGGCTACAAGTCCCAGGAGGAGCTCCACGCGGGCGACGTGTCGGACCCCATCAGGTCCGGCACCCGGCTGAAGACCGAGCGGCTGAAGGACGAGATCGCCATCCACATCGACCGCGACGGCGACCTGCTGTTCGACGACGGCCGCAACCGGCTCTCCATCGCGAAGGTCCAGGGGCTCGACTCCGTCCCCGTGCGCGTCCTGCAGCGGCACGAGCGCTGGCAGGCGATCCGCGACGCGTACGTCCGCGGCGACGACCGCGTCCGCGACTGCGGCGACCACCCCGACCTCCGCTACCTCGAGTTCGGCGGCAGCTGACCCCGCGTTCGGCCCTCAGACGCTCGACCTCGGGCACGGCTCCGGCCCGAATCCGGCGCCGACCCGACCGCGGAACCGACCGACGTCCCACCGTTTTTGTCGCCGCACCCCGTACGTTCGGACGTGGCGTCAGCACTGTTCGTGGTAAGCGAGGAGGGGTACTGGGCCGAGGAATGCGTCGAGCCGCTCACGACGCTCGACGACGCCGGCGTGGACGTGACCGTCGCGACGCCGTCGGGCGGGCCGGCGCTCGTCGACGAGCGCTCGACCGACCCGGAGAACGTCGGCGAGGAGACGGCCGAGTTCGTCCAGGACGTCGCCGAGAACGACGAGCGGCTGAACAACCCGGAGCCGATCGCGACCGTGTCGGCGGCCGACCACGACGCCGTCGTCTTCCCCGGCGGCCACGGCACCGAGTGGGACGTGAACCAGGACCGTCACGCCCGCGCGCTCCTGCGCGAGGCGGTCGAGTCCGACGACGGGACGGCGCTCGTGGTCTGCCATGCCGTCGGCCTGCTCGCGTTCGCCCGCGACTCCGAGGGCGGCTTCGTGGTCGAGGGGCGTGACGTGACCGGCTTCCCCAACGACTGGGAGGAGGGCATCGTCGGCGACGACGACCTGATGCCGGACGGCCGCAAGCTCCCCTACTGGGTCGAGGACGAGGTGAAGGCGGCCGGCGCGAACTGGGACGCCGAACTGGAGGAGGACTCCTCGGTGACGGTGGACGGCGACCTCGTCACCGCCCGGGGCCCGGAATCCTCGGCGGAGGCGGCCGAGACGTTGCTCGACGAACTGGGCGTCGAACAGCCGGCGGACTGAACCGACCGACCGGCCCACTCGGCCCACTCGGCCGATGCGGCCGGCTCAGTCCGGAACGCCGAGGACGGCGACGTCGTAGTCGGCGATGTCCTCGGCCGACGCGAGGAGAATCACCTCGAACCGCCAGGTCGCTCCGGGGGCGACGTCGCCGGTACTGGCGACGTAGCGGCCGAGCTGGGCGCCCGTGTCGTCGTACACCCGCACGCGCACCTCGACGACCTCGACGGGGTCGTCGCCGGTGTTGGTGACGGCGCCCTGGACCGTCGGCCCCTTGTATCCGGACTCGACGACGAACTCGTGCTCCTCGAGCGAGAGTACCTCGAGGTGGCTGGCGGCGTCGTTCACCTCCCGCTCGGCCACCGCCTCCGCGGCGGCCATCTCGCTCGCGTTGCGCGACCCGCCGCCCGCGTCGTCGACGGTCCCGTCCACGTACGTCGGGCCGTCGCTCACGCCGGCACACCCGCCGAGTACGGCGGCCGTCCCGACGCCCAGCGTGCCCAGGAGCCGTCGGCGAGTCGTGCGTTCGGGCGGCGCGGTCACTCCCGGCCAGCCTCCCGTTCGGTTCCGCTCTCGACCATCACTGTCGGAACGAAGGCGCGGGACGCATTTCAATCTGGTCGCCACCCATCGCCGCCGGCTCGTGGCCTCGCCGCCACTCACCACCACTACCCACCGCGGCACCCGAGCGTCGGTCCGTCCTACCGATTGGTCGTCGCGTCAGCGGAACCGGTCGTGTCGGAAGCGGCGGTCGGATCCGTCGACTCGACGAGGTCGGCCAGCCCGTCCCGGAGCGACGTCGTGGGCTCGAA
Protein-coding sequences here:
- a CDS encoding Gfo/Idh/MocA family protein, which gives rise to MEELVAEADLDWLHVCTPVQTHLEVAKTAIEAGIPIQIEKPVTETYEEFEELASFADRHGVTVSVKHNHNFDPAMRAAMAKVDAGELGRVKGVDVIYTGSSLADDPNRGEWNLDLSGGEFEEGIPHPIYITLRAGGYPRDESEVQALTGMFGTYDREFDYDAAQLSYVSEDGVLCTTKMLGGTIPNRVVLIHGEDTSLTVDLVSQTIEEHDRDYKASAAARALNNVDRAGDRLLGTVRNARSVIRRARDDSWDVARQLNAHYYQNDAESKALSGEGEMPVPLEEARWTILLMEEIRNAAGRGEATEPDAHPAEPAVARDGE
- a CDS encoding ParB N-terminal domain-containing protein; translation: MAVAPAFDTADTALRSVGRRLVEQRPELKQPLLAARDAYARSYVRTRAIVNAVRYDAPIDPYRLIRVDPAEIEVARETGVPKFRIAGTVVGGDWDRTDSRFEDYDVFRAYARHFEEGVPWEDTEFFDRIVGLLEEGEVKWGCATEAEFRERCERLEELYASIEEHGYKSQEELHAGDVSDPIRSGTRLKTERLKDEIAIHIDRDGDLLFDDGRNRLSIAKVQGLDSVPVRVLQRHERWQAIRDAYVRGDDRVRDCGDHPDLRYLEFGGS
- a CDS encoding type 1 glutamine amidotransferase domain-containing protein is translated as MASALFVVSEEGYWAEECVEPLTTLDDAGVDVTVATPSGGPALVDERSTDPENVGEETAEFVQDVAENDERLNNPEPIATVSAADHDAVVFPGGHGTEWDVNQDRHARALLREAVESDDGTALVVCHAVGLLAFARDSEGGFVVEGRDVTGFPNDWEEGIVGDDDLMPDGRKLPYWVEDEVKAAGANWDAELEEDSSVTVDGDLVTARGPESSAEAAETLLDELGVEQPAD
- a CDS encoding FxLYD domain-containing protein; amino-acid sequence: MTAPPERTTRRRLLGTLGVGTAAVLGGCAGVSDGPTYVDGTVDDAGGGSRNASEMAAAEAVAEREVNDAASHLEVLSLEEHEFVVESGYKGPTVQGAVTNTGDDPVEVVEVRVRVYDDTGAQLGRYVASTGDVAPGATWRFEVILLASAEDIADYDVAVLGVPD